From Oncorhynchus mykiss isolate Arlee chromosome 6, USDA_OmykA_1.1, whole genome shotgun sequence, the proteins below share one genomic window:
- the LOC110526860 gene encoding uncharacterized protein LOC110526860: MIQQEVWEEVSTFICLNDDLLTRELEIWEEVSTSISLNDDLLTRELEVWEEVSTPISLNDDLLTRELEVWEEVSTAISLNDDLLTRELEVWEEVSTSISLNDDLLTRELEVWEEVSTSISLNDDLLTRELEVWEEVSTAISLNDDLLTRELEVWEEVSTAISVNDGLLTRELEVWEEVSTPTSLYDGLRCFYNHSRRVVLRLCEYLDSYGYHGSKTLCYLMLRSDVSR; this comes from the exons ATGAT ACAACAAGAG GTCTGGGAAGAGGTCTCTACCTTCATATGTCTTAATGATGACCTGCTCACAAGAGAACTAGAGATCTGGGAAGAGGTCTCTACCTCCATATCTCTTAATGATGACCTGCTCACAAGAGAACTAGAGGTCTGGGAAGAGGTCTCTACACCCATATCTCTTAATGATGACCTGCTCACAAGAGAACTAGAGGTCTGGGAAGAGGTCTCTACAGCCATATCTCTTAATGATGACCTGCTCACAAGAGAACTTGAGGTCTGGGAAGAGGTCTCTACCTCCATATCTCTTAATGATGACCTGCTCACAAGAGAACTAGAG GTCTGGGAAGAGGTCTCTACCTCCATATCTCTTAATGATGACCTGCTCACAAGAGAACTAGAGGTCTGGGAAGAGGTCTCTACAGCCATATCTCTTAATGATGACCTGCTCACCAGAGAACTAGAGGTCTGGGAAGAGGTCTCTACAGCCATATCTGTTAACGACGGCCTGCTCACCAGAGAACTAGAGGTCTGGGAAGAGGTCTCTACACCCACATCTCTTTACGACGGCCTGCGCTGCTTCTATAACCACAGCCGGAGGGTTGTCCTGCGTCTTTGTGAGTATTTGGATTCCTATGGTTACCACGGCAGCAAGACGCTCTGTTACCTCATGCTCCGTAGCGATGTCAGCAGGTGA